The Pan paniscus chromosome 12, NHGRI_mPanPan1-v2.0_pri, whole genome shotgun sequence genome window below encodes:
- the IL36RN gene encoding interleukin-36 receptor antagonist protein: protein MVLSGALCFRMKDSALKVLYLHNNQLLAGGLHAGKVIKGEEISVVPNRWLDASLSPVILGVQGGSQCLSCGAGQEPTLTLEPVNIMELYLGAKESKSFTFYRRDMGLTSSFESAAYPGWFLCTVPEADQPVRLTQLPENGGWNAPITDFYFQQCD, encoded by the exons ATGGTCCTGAGTGGGGCACTGTGCTTCCG AATGAAGGACTCGGCATTGAAGGTGCTttatctgcataataaccagcttcTAGCTGGAGGGCTGCATGCAGGGAAGGTCATTAAAG GTGAAGAGATCAGCGTGGTCCCCAATCGGTGGCTGGATGCCAGCCTGTCCCCCGTCATCCTGGGCGTCCAGGGTGGAAGCCAGTGCCTGTCATGTGGGGCGGGGCAGGAGCCGACTCTAACACTAGAG CCAGTGAACATCATGGAGCTCTATCTTGGTGCCAAGGAATCCAAGAGCTTCACCTTCTACCGGCGGGACATGGGGCTCACCTCCAGCTTCGAGTCGGCTGCCTACCCGGGCTGGTTCCTGTGCACGGTGCCTGAAGCCGATCAGCCTGTCAGACTCACCCAGCTTCCCGAGAATGGTGGCTGGAATGCCCCCATCACAGACTTCTACTTCCAGCAGTGTGACTAG